From Streptomyces sp. TLI_053, a single genomic window includes:
- a CDS encoding Hsp70 family protein gives MALPDGPGSRIVLIGSAAYRHDDLPPLPAVRNNLTDLAAALTDPQQGWLDEAQCTLVPDPRTAADVVRALRPSVLEAEDLLLVYYAGHGIVEDTDYYLAVTETDPEEPSISALPYRTLRKVVLGARARNRVVVIDACWSGMATTAHMAGGQERLRTQTAIEGAFVLASSEHDSTSLAPVGERFTAFTKELIGLLQDGSSRLGPELTLDNVYQHLLHELTAAGRPRPTRTATNTAARLVIARNRGYRPDTGSWRADRSGHAGHPALREGRLLLDEEERAGHVGGYEEAADGYAAVAQVLSRLFGPKDELAEAAQHSRAFWAARRAAVVAAVPPPPEQAPLTGFRTVGIELGPGFCTVATLEGDRVEIVPNAEGAERTPAVVAFTGATGDSVLVGAPAVRQELRNASGTFRLAEAGRIGAGELTLVDGAPVTAERVLTELLRKVKRDTEDRLGERVARAVVAVPAATSEAERRRIQQACRTVGVEPLRLVSASLAAGMAFDRQMGGRESTLLVVGLEATSLEVAVVEVGSGVTFVNAIALTDGLGSEGWVTRLANDLLKDFESRHGVRLAADREVNRRVRQAAGTAVEELRSVGETTVRVPYLANTPAGPATLEATVTREQYDRITAGLRSACAETVERMLTELWRGDRAEIEHVLLVGAGSRIPGLVDLVRGSVGRQGVNVVAMVDTQLAVGAMLHAGMMTGVARDVLGVDILARAIGIESQEGRMTVLVPASTGLPTRRSAMLTTSSEDQPAVNINVYQGEEETAARNVLLASLRLSGLPLAPPGLLQIEVTVDIDANGEILVSARDFATGRSETLTDITGSAPPTVPLFGDLPAEFRPPDPVGEEPPRQQQKQS, from the coding sequence ATGGCGCTGCCTGACGGACCGGGCTCGCGGATCGTCCTGATCGGCTCGGCCGCCTACCGGCACGACGACCTGCCGCCGCTGCCCGCCGTCCGGAACAACCTCACCGACCTGGCCGCCGCGCTCACCGACCCGCAGCAGGGCTGGCTCGACGAGGCCCAGTGCACCCTGGTGCCCGACCCCCGGACGGCGGCCGACGTCGTCCGCGCCCTGCGGCCGTCGGTCCTGGAGGCCGAGGACCTGCTGCTGGTCTACTACGCGGGTCACGGGATCGTCGAGGACACCGACTACTACCTCGCGGTCACCGAGACCGACCCCGAGGAACCGTCGATCAGCGCGCTGCCGTACCGGACGCTGCGCAAGGTGGTGCTCGGCGCCCGGGCCCGCAACCGGGTCGTCGTCATCGACGCCTGCTGGTCCGGGATGGCCACCACCGCCCACATGGCGGGCGGCCAGGAAAGACTGCGCACCCAGACCGCGATCGAGGGCGCTTTCGTACTGGCCTCCTCCGAGCACGACAGCACCTCGCTGGCACCGGTGGGGGAGCGGTTCACCGCGTTCACCAAGGAGCTGATCGGACTCCTCCAGGACGGATCGTCACGGCTCGGACCGGAGTTGACGCTCGACAACGTCTATCAGCACCTGCTCCACGAACTCACCGCGGCCGGGCGTCCCCGGCCCACCAGGACGGCCACCAACACGGCCGCCCGCCTGGTGATCGCCCGCAACCGCGGGTACCGCCCGGACACCGGCTCCTGGCGGGCCGACCGGTCCGGCCACGCCGGGCACCCGGCGCTGCGGGAGGGCCGGCTGCTGCTCGACGAGGAGGAGCGCGCCGGGCACGTCGGCGGGTACGAGGAGGCCGCGGACGGCTACGCCGCCGTCGCCCAGGTGCTGAGCCGACTGTTCGGCCCCAAGGACGAACTCGCCGAGGCCGCCCAGCACAGCCGCGCCTTCTGGGCGGCCCGCCGGGCGGCGGTCGTGGCCGCCGTTCCCCCACCGCCCGAGCAGGCTCCGCTGACCGGCTTCCGGACGGTGGGGATCGAACTGGGCCCCGGTTTCTGCACGGTGGCGACGCTGGAGGGTGATCGGGTCGAGATCGTCCCCAACGCCGAGGGGGCCGAGCGGACTCCGGCCGTGGTCGCCTTCACCGGTGCGACCGGTGACAGCGTGCTGGTCGGTGCACCGGCTGTACGGCAGGAACTGCGCAACGCGAGCGGCACGTTCCGCCTTGCCGAGGCCGGTCGTATCGGCGCGGGGGAGTTGACCCTGGTCGACGGTGCACCGGTCACCGCCGAGCGCGTGCTCACCGAGCTGCTGAGAAAGGTGAAGCGGGACACCGAGGACCGGCTCGGCGAGCGGGTGGCCAGGGCAGTGGTCGCCGTCCCGGCCGCGACCTCCGAGGCGGAGCGGCGCCGGATCCAGCAGGCCTGCCGGACCGTGGGTGTCGAGCCGCTGCGGCTGGTCTCCGCCTCGCTCGCCGCCGGGATGGCCTTCGACCGGCAGATGGGTGGCCGTGAGTCGACCCTGCTCGTGGTGGGGTTGGAGGCGACGTCCCTGGAGGTCGCCGTGGTCGAGGTCGGATCCGGCGTGACCTTCGTGAATGCGATCGCGCTCACGGACGGGCTCGGCAGCGAGGGCTGGGTGACCCGGCTCGCCAACGACCTGTTGAAGGACTTCGAGTCCCGGCACGGTGTGCGTCTCGCCGCGGACCGGGAGGTCAACCGACGGGTGCGGCAGGCGGCGGGGACGGCGGTGGAGGAACTTCGGTCGGTCGGGGAGACCACCGTCCGTGTTCCCTATCTCGCCAACACACCGGCGGGTCCGGCCACCCTTGAGGCCACGGTCACCCGCGAGCAGTACGACCGGATCACCGCCGGCCTTCGCAGTGCCTGCGCGGAGACGGTCGAGCGGATGCTCACGGAGCTGTGGCGCGGCGACCGGGCGGAGATCGAGCACGTCCTGCTGGTGGGCGCGGGATCCCGGATCCCGGGTCTGGTCGACCTGGTGCGCGGGTCCGTCGGGCGGCAGGGCGTCAATGTCGTCGCCATGGTCGACACCCAGCTGGCAGTGGGAGCGATGCTCCATGCGGGGATGATGACCGGAGTGGCGCGCGACGTGCTCGGGGTGGACATCCTCGCCCGGGCGATCGGCATCGAGAGCCAGGAAGGGCGGATGACGGTCCTGGTGCCGGCGAGCACGGGTCTCCCGACGAGGAGGAGCGCGATGCTCACGACCTCGTCGGAGGACCAGCCGGCGGTGAACATCAACGTCTACCAGGGCGAGGAGGAGACCGCGGCCCGGAACGTGCTGCTCGCGAGCCTCCGGCTGTCCGGGCTGCCGCTCGCACCGCCCGGGCTGCTGCAGATCGAGGTCACCGTGGACATAGACGCCAACGGCGAGATCCTGGTGTCCGCCAGGGACTTCGCCACCGGCCGTTCCGAGACGCTCACCGACATCACCGGGTCCGCGCCGCCCACGGTGCCGCTGTTCGGTGATCTGCCCGCGGAGTTCCGGCCGCCCGACCCGGTCGGGGAGGAACCGCCCCGGCAGCAGCAGAAGCAGTCCTGA
- a CDS encoding helix-turn-helix domain-containing protein yields MLDVAVIEEPAAAEASLDPIRRRILAALAEPGSAAALAARLGLARQKVNYHLKELERHGLVELAEERRKGNVTERVYRATAASYVISPAVLAAVSPDPTRSPDQLSARWLLALGSRLVQEVGTLLTGAARAQRRVASFGIDAEVRFASAADRTAFADGLAEAVATLVARYHDESAPGGRSHRVVVGLHQIPAAATATAAPVPDTDTETAPDPGPGQENAR; encoded by the coding sequence ATGTTGGACGTCGCCGTGATCGAAGAACCCGCAGCGGCCGAGGCCTCGCTGGACCCGATCCGGCGGCGCATCCTCGCCGCTCTCGCCGAGCCGGGCTCGGCCGCCGCGCTGGCCGCCCGCCTGGGGCTGGCGCGGCAGAAGGTCAACTACCACCTGAAGGAGCTGGAGCGGCACGGCCTGGTCGAACTCGCCGAGGAACGGCGCAAGGGCAACGTCACCGAACGGGTGTACCGGGCCACCGCCGCCTCCTACGTGATCTCGCCCGCCGTGCTGGCCGCCGTGAGTCCGGACCCGACCCGCTCGCCGGACCAGCTCTCGGCCCGCTGGCTGCTGGCCCTCGGCTCCCGGCTGGTGCAGGAGGTCGGCACGCTGCTGACCGGCGCCGCCCGGGCGCAGCGGCGGGTCGCCAGTTTCGGCATCGACGCGGAGGTGCGGTTCGCCTCGGCGGCCGACCGCACGGCCTTCGCCGACGGACTCGCCGAGGCGGTCGCCACCCTGGTCGCCCGGTACCACGACGAGTCCGCCCCCGGTGGGCGCAGTCACCGGGTGGTGGTCGGCCTGCACCAGATCCCCGCCGCCGCCACCGCCACCGCCGCCCCCGTCCCCGACACCGACACCGAGACCGCCCCCGATCCCGGCCCTGGACAGGAGAACGCACGATGA
- a CDS encoding helix-turn-helix domain-containing protein, whose translation MLNPLCPTRRLLDRIGTKWTSMAVKVLAEEAPDELRFAELRRRIPGISQKMLSVTLQSLVRDGLVARRVEPTVPPAVHYRLTDLGLSLEGPLSALRHWAETHMSLIDHHNRLADGPSSA comes from the coding sequence CTGCTGAATCCGCTCTGCCCGACCCGCCGACTGCTCGACCGCATCGGCACCAAGTGGACGTCGATGGCGGTCAAGGTGCTGGCCGAGGAGGCCCCGGACGAACTCCGCTTCGCGGAACTGCGGCGCCGGATCCCCGGCATCTCCCAGAAGATGCTGTCCGTCACCCTGCAGAGCCTCGTTCGCGACGGCCTGGTCGCCCGCCGGGTGGAACCCACCGTCCCACCCGCCGTCCACTACCGCCTCACCGACCTCGGCCTCTCCCTCGAGGGCCCGCTCTCCGCCCTGCGCCACTGGGCCGAGACGCACATGTCCCTGATCGACCACCACAACCGCCTCGCCGACGGGCCGTCCTCCGCCTAG
- a CDS encoding GNAT family N-acetyltransferase → MSIRITALTDPDHGTHSRRLVWLAVDGEGNPVGTASLRLFTDPGQAHLAELALRVHPVERRRGVGARLVDTAVAAAAADGRRAVVAAVDDGTPGEGFLSAQGFRKALTLRHARLDLTGSAEVATSGGTERAYRLVAWDGAVPDELAVPYAAARRAMDDMPMGEVDHGTVSWDVDRLRAVARVVELRGEHLHTVAAVAVSDGSMVGFTELVVPADGTGDGRHYGTAVLPAHRGHGLARRMKAEAIALTRRRHPALGGLLTDTAEDNTSMRRVNEALGYRPTHETHQYQRML, encoded by the coding sequence TTGTCGATTCGCATCACTGCTCTGACCGATCCCGATCACGGCACCCACAGCCGACGGCTGGTGTGGCTGGCGGTGGACGGGGAGGGGAATCCGGTCGGGACGGCCTCGCTGCGGCTGTTCACCGACCCGGGGCAGGCACACCTGGCCGAACTGGCCCTGCGGGTGCACCCGGTGGAGCGGCGTCGGGGGGTCGGGGCGCGGCTGGTGGACACCGCGGTGGCGGCGGCCGCCGCCGACGGACGGCGGGCCGTGGTGGCGGCGGTCGACGACGGGACGCCGGGCGAGGGATTCCTCTCCGCGCAGGGGTTCCGGAAGGCGCTGACCCTGCGGCACGCCAGGCTCGACCTGACCGGGTCGGCCGAGGTGGCGACGTCCGGGGGGACGGAGCGGGCCTACCGACTGGTGGCCTGGGACGGTGCCGTCCCCGACGAGCTCGCCGTGCCGTACGCCGCCGCCCGCCGCGCGATGGACGACATGCCGATGGGTGAGGTCGACCACGGCACGGTGAGCTGGGACGTCGACCGGCTCCGGGCGGTCGCCCGGGTGGTGGAGCTGCGCGGCGAACACCTGCACACGGTGGCGGCGGTGGCCGTGTCCGACGGTTCGATGGTCGGCTTCACCGAACTGGTGGTCCCGGCCGACGGCACCGGCGACGGCCGGCACTACGGCACCGCCGTCCTGCCCGCGCACCGCGGGCACGGCCTCGCCCGGCGGATGAAGGCCGAGGCGATCGCCCTGACCCGCCGCCGGCACCCGGCCCTCGGCGGCCTGCTGACCGACACCGCCGAGGACAACACCTCGATGCGGAGGGTCAACGAGGCGCTCGGGTACCGGCCGACGCACGAGACCCACCAGTACCAGCGGATGCTGTGA
- a CDS encoding GNAT family N-acetyltransferase: MNDDQISIFTEVVPLEQYSHTEILGDGPDPFQVAEHGMVWRPKDLHFGIRAEPDGRLVAHAGLVVLPVSIDGSPTEIVGLGGVAVAGDRRGHGLARKVVDGALAHARTLGPRFAVLFCRPDKAGLYARLGWRPLAGPVEVEQPTGPATMPLRTMWFPLHDGAEWAAGELRLHSLPM, from the coding sequence ATGAATGATGATCAGATCAGCATATTCACCGAGGTCGTCCCGCTGGAGCAGTACAGCCACACCGAGATCCTCGGCGACGGGCCGGACCCGTTCCAGGTCGCCGAGCACGGAATGGTCTGGCGGCCCAAGGACCTCCACTTCGGCATCCGCGCCGAGCCGGACGGCCGGCTGGTCGCCCACGCCGGACTGGTGGTCCTGCCGGTGTCGATCGACGGGAGCCCGACCGAGATCGTCGGACTCGGCGGTGTGGCCGTCGCCGGCGACCGGCGCGGGCACGGCCTCGCCCGGAAGGTGGTGGACGGCGCCCTCGCCCACGCCCGCACCCTCGGGCCGCGCTTCGCCGTCCTGTTCTGCCGCCCGGACAAGGCCGGGCTCTACGCCCGCCTCGGCTGGCGGCCACTGGCGGGCCCGGTCGAGGTCGAACAGCCCACCGGCCCGGCGACGATGCCGCTGCGCACGATGTGGTTCCCGCTGCACGACGGTGCCGAGTGGGCCGCAGGGGAACTCCGGTTGCACTCGCTGCCGATGTGA
- a CDS encoding dihydrofolate reductase family protein — MRTLISTAFVSLDGVVEAPGGESGYRNAGWTFKDIEFLPEAFEIKGREQEEATAMLLGRVSYEAFSPVWPDMADFARYRTLPKYVVSTTLAEDDLVPNWGETTILRSLDEVAALKETEGGPIIVHGSASLNRALSDAGLIDRYHLLVFPLLLGAGKRLFSDTDKDTQKLKLVEYAAYANGLQKQVFDVVR; from the coding sequence ATGCGCACGCTGATCAGCACCGCCTTCGTCTCCCTCGACGGTGTCGTCGAGGCCCCGGGCGGGGAGTCCGGCTACCGCAACGCGGGCTGGACCTTCAAGGACATCGAGTTCCTCCCCGAGGCCTTCGAGATCAAGGGCCGGGAGCAGGAGGAGGCCACCGCGATGCTGCTGGGCCGGGTCAGCTACGAGGCGTTCAGCCCCGTCTGGCCGGACATGGCGGACTTCGCCCGCTACCGGACCCTGCCGAAGTACGTGGTCTCCACCACCCTCGCCGAGGACGACCTGGTGCCGAACTGGGGCGAGACCACCATCCTGCGCTCGCTCGACGAGGTCGCCGCCCTGAAGGAGACCGAGGGCGGCCCGATCATCGTCCACGGCAGCGCCTCGCTCAACCGGGCGCTCTCCGACGCCGGCCTGATCGACCGCTACCACCTGCTGGTCTTCCCGCTGCTGCTCGGCGCGGGCAAGCGGCTCTTCAGCGACACCGACAAGGACACCCAGAAGCTGAAGCTGGTCGAGTACGCCGCCTACGCCAACGGCCTGCAGAAGCAGGTCTTCGACGTGGTCCGCTGA
- a CDS encoding DUF1905 domain-containing protein: MKFEFEAELWIWEARRSDNWTFVRLPVEASEEIHDLTAAGPRRGFGSLRVRVTIGASSWQTSIFPASDGAYVLPVKRAVRKAEDLDAGDTATVTVELLDL, translated from the coding sequence ATGAAGTTCGAATTCGAGGCCGAGCTCTGGATCTGGGAAGCCCGGCGCTCCGACAACTGGACCTTCGTCAGGCTGCCCGTCGAGGCCTCCGAGGAGATCCACGACCTGACCGCCGCCGGGCCGAGGCGCGGCTTCGGCTCGCTGCGGGTGCGGGTCACGATCGGCGCCAGCAGCTGGCAGACGTCGATCTTCCCGGCCTCCGACGGCGCCTACGTGCTCCCGGTCAAGCGCGCCGTCCGCAAGGCCGAGGACCTCGACGCCGGTGACACCGCCACCGTCACCGTCGAACTCCTCGACCTCTGA
- a CDS encoding MFS transporter — MNVAPTPEPASAPASAPAPVPEPVPEPAPPPNAPVPVPPPEAPAAGRPGSPGAALAALAGAQFTVMLATSIVNVALPQIRAGTGVSDGAVTWVVNAYGLAFGALLPAGGRAADLLGRRRVLTAGVALFAVASLAAGLATAPAPLIAARAVQGLAAAAIAPAALALAMTQFPGGQGRGRALGVWGAVSGAGGAGGVLLGGVLTQAWGWPWIFHSVALGSALVLAAVLVLVPPEPVRASLRKTPSGAGPAADGTAVRPGRRAPGAAAGFDLPGTVTVTLALTCLVWGLTTARGVGWGDGGVLGALAAAVVLLAAFVAIERRRPDALIPPGLLGTGRVAAGNVLMALLGSVWIALFFFLPLYQQQVLGSGPLATGAGQLPLAAANMLGAALAPRLARRVGSTATTTAALLTEALGLLWLSGIDADGGYVTDILGPSLLVGLGLGIAFVQLTALAVDGVPARQAGLAGGLVNTTRQVGGAIGLAVLTTLAGSVTGAAHGPHLEAQTAGYRAAFAVSAVVLAATAVLAVLLARCTGRRKAAAAPGAARTEAAARAEPAV; from the coding sequence ATGAACGTTGCACCGACACCCGAACCGGCATCGGCACCGGCATCGGCACCGGCACCGGTACCCGAACCGGTACCCGAACCGGCACCGCCGCCGAATGCACCGGTACCGGTACCGCCGCCGGAAGCACCGGCGGCGGGCCGCCCCGGCTCCCCGGGAGCGGCCCTCGCGGCCCTCGCCGGGGCCCAGTTCACCGTCATGCTCGCCACCTCGATCGTCAATGTGGCACTCCCGCAGATCCGGGCCGGGACCGGCGTCTCCGACGGTGCCGTCACCTGGGTGGTCAACGCCTACGGCCTGGCGTTCGGGGCGCTGCTCCCGGCCGGCGGGCGGGCGGCCGATCTGCTCGGCCGCCGCCGGGTGCTGACCGCCGGGGTCGCGCTGTTCGCGGTGGCCTCGCTGGCGGCGGGCCTGGCCACCGCCCCGGCGCCGCTGATCGCCGCCCGGGCCGTCCAGGGCCTCGCGGCGGCGGCGATCGCCCCGGCGGCGCTGGCCCTGGCGATGACGCAGTTCCCCGGCGGGCAGGGGCGCGGCAGGGCGCTGGGCGTGTGGGGCGCGGTCTCCGGCGCGGGCGGGGCGGGCGGCGTCCTGCTCGGCGGGGTGCTCACCCAGGCGTGGGGCTGGCCCTGGATCTTCCACTCGGTGGCGCTGGGCTCGGCGCTGGTGCTCGCGGCGGTGCTGGTCCTGGTGCCGCCGGAGCCCGTCCGGGCGTCGCTCCGGAAGACCCCCTCCGGGGCCGGCCCCGCCGCCGACGGCACGGCGGTGCGGCCCGGGCGGCGGGCCCCGGGGGCCGCCGCAGGGTTCGACCTGCCCGGCACCGTGACCGTCACCCTCGCCCTGACCTGCCTGGTCTGGGGCCTGACCACCGCACGCGGCGTCGGCTGGGGCGACGGCGGCGTGCTCGGCGCCCTGGCCGCGGCCGTCGTCCTCCTCGCCGCCTTCGTCGCGATCGAGCGCCGCCGCCCGGACGCGCTGATCCCGCCCGGACTGCTCGGCACCGGCCGGGTGGCCGCCGGGAACGTGCTGATGGCGCTGCTGGGATCGGTCTGGATCGCGCTGTTCTTCTTCCTCCCGCTCTACCAGCAGCAGGTCCTCGGCTCGGGACCACTGGCCACCGGGGCGGGCCAACTCCCGCTCGCCGCCGCCAATATGCTCGGCGCTGCGCTGGCGCCGCGACTGGCCCGGCGGGTCGGTTCCACCGCGACCACGACGGCCGCCCTGCTGACCGAGGCGCTCGGCCTGCTGTGGCTGTCCGGGATCGACGCCGACGGCGGCTACGTCACGGACATCCTCGGCCCGAGCCTGCTGGTCGGACTCGGCCTCGGCATCGCGTTCGTCCAGCTCACCGCGCTCGCCGTGGACGGCGTCCCGGCGCGGCAGGCCGGCCTGGCCGGCGGACTGGTGAACACCACCCGGCAGGTCGGCGGCGCGATCGGGCTCGCCGTCCTGACCACCCTGGCCGGCTCCGTGACCGGCGCGGCCCACGGGCCCCACCTGGAGGCGCAGACCGCCGGATACCGCGCCGCCTTCGCGGTCTCCGCCGTCGTCCTGGCGGCAACCGCGGTGCTCGCGGTCCTGCTGGCCCGCTGCACCGGCCGCCGCAAGGCCGCGGCCGCGCCGGGTGCCGCTCGGACGGAAGCCGCCGCCCGTGCAGAACCCGCCGTCTGA
- a CDS encoding SRPBCC domain-containing protein encodes MTHPFEIELETVLPASPDEVWEAIATGPGIDSWFMGRNELDPREGGTAAMEIGGQREEALITAYEPGKRLATRTATAENGRFMAFEYLVEGREGSATVLRVVHSGLLGDDWEDEYDALRRGWPFHLHTLVEYLTHFRGRTGAPVFGVAAVPGRPAAELRGVLASALALPSAPTSGTRVSARPAGLPPLDGEVVWADDERFAIRTRDGLYGFHHSAGLVLMFHHLFGPDTDGAEASWQQWLTGLLA; translated from the coding sequence ATGACCCACCCGTTCGAGATCGAGCTGGAGACGGTGCTGCCGGCGAGCCCGGACGAGGTCTGGGAGGCGATCGCCACCGGACCGGGCATCGACTCCTGGTTCATGGGCCGCAACGAGCTGGACCCGCGCGAGGGCGGTACCGCCGCGATGGAGATCGGCGGTCAGCGCGAGGAAGCCCTGATCACCGCCTACGAGCCCGGCAAGCGCCTGGCCACCCGGACCGCCACCGCCGAGAACGGCCGCTTCATGGCCTTCGAGTACCTCGTCGAGGGCCGGGAGGGCTCCGCCACCGTGCTGCGCGTCGTCCACAGCGGTCTGCTGGGCGACGACTGGGAGGACGAGTACGACGCGCTGCGGCGCGGCTGGCCGTTCCACCTCCACACGCTGGTCGAGTACCTCACCCACTTCCGGGGTCGTACCGGAGCGCCCGTCTTCGGTGTCGCGGCGGTTCCCGGCCGACCGGCGGCGGAGCTCCGAGGTGTGCTGGCGAGCGCGCTCGCGCTGCCCTCCGCACCCACCTCCGGCACCCGGGTCTCGGCCCGTCCGGCGGGGCTGCCGCCACTGGACGGCGAGGTGGTGTGGGCGGACGACGAGCGCTTCGCGATCCGCACCCGCGACGGCCTGTACGGCTTCCACCACAGCGCCGGCCTGGTGCTGATGTTCCACCACCTCTTCGGACCGGACACCGACGGCGCCGAGGCCTCCTGGCAGCAGTGGCTGACCGGCCTCCTCGCCTGA
- a CDS encoding ester cyclase, producing MSVTATASAAANALLAEPWKALWNNDLSLTDKIIAPDFVAHAAPLTGSGEDTVHGREGLNGWVTGIHTILRDLSFEITVGPIATDDHLVVRWAAEGTYAGGFPGASQDAEGRPVRFTGTDTLLVKDGLLAEYWANADSLLFVQQLGVRELS from the coding sequence ATGTCCGTCACCGCCACCGCCTCCGCTGCCGCGAACGCCCTGCTCGCCGAGCCGTGGAAGGCCCTGTGGAACAACGACCTGTCCCTGACCGACAAGATCATCGCCCCTGACTTCGTCGCACACGCTGCTCCCCTCACCGGCTCCGGCGAGGACACGGTCCACGGCCGTGAGGGCCTGAACGGGTGGGTGACCGGCATCCACACGATCCTGCGCGACCTCAGCTTCGAGATCACGGTCGGCCCGATCGCCACCGACGACCACCTCGTGGTCCGCTGGGCCGCCGAGGGCACCTACGCCGGAGGCTTCCCCGGCGCCTCCCAGGACGCCGAGGGCCGCCCCGTCCGCTTCACCGGCACGGACACCCTGCTGGTCAAGGACGGCCTGCTGGCCGAGTACTGGGCCAACGCCGACAGCCTGCTGTTCGTCCAGCAGCTCGGTGTCCGCGAACTGTCCTGA
- a CDS encoding carotenoid oxygenase family protein, with protein sequence MSTPKKPPYLTGHYTPVVDEITATELTVEGTLPPELNGRLLRNGHNPKPGVTPTHWFKGSGMVHGIQLREGRAEWYRNRWVKTPALDGAPYMTERGPDLTASAAGTHVIEHAGRLLALCEANLPFELTRELDTVGAYDFGGKLHTAMTAHPKEDPLTGELHFFASSPLPPFLTYYVADASGAIVHSAEIPDATGSLKHDFAITRNHVVFVEGNVAFDPAEHSGIPYGWSDEQPARIGVMPRGADGAARIRWFSIEPGNMLHVSNAYEDERGRIVLEGPTVDREGFRLSWNWWIGAPGRGSEPNARSYTRRWVVDLAAASVDERIVDDLPVEFPTLNENYLGTENRYQYAVSFPDEKGFGSYGIVKYDRVTGARRIRRVGDARLPSEAVFVPAAGSTGEDEGYLLTVVSDLKQDASQLLVLDAAGLDTLATVHLPRRVTAGIHGSWIPDSDADHVA encoded by the coding sequence ATGAGCACCCCCAAGAAGCCCCCGTACCTGACCGGCCACTACACCCCCGTCGTCGACGAGATCACCGCCACCGAACTGACCGTCGAGGGCACCCTGCCGCCCGAGCTGAACGGCCGGCTGCTGCGCAACGGCCACAACCCCAAGCCCGGCGTCACCCCCACCCACTGGTTCAAGGGCAGCGGCATGGTGCACGGCATCCAGCTGCGCGAGGGCCGCGCCGAGTGGTACCGCAACCGCTGGGTGAAGACCCCGGCCCTGGACGGTGCCCCGTACATGACCGAGCGCGGCCCCGACCTGACCGCCTCCGCCGCCGGCACCCACGTCATCGAGCACGCCGGACGGCTGCTCGCCCTGTGCGAGGCGAACCTGCCGTTCGAACTCACCCGGGAGCTCGACACGGTCGGCGCCTACGACTTCGGGGGCAAGCTGCACACCGCGATGACCGCCCATCCGAAGGAGGACCCGCTCACCGGCGAACTGCACTTCTTCGCCTCCTCGCCCCTCCCGCCGTTCCTCACCTACTACGTCGCCGACGCCTCGGGCGCGATCGTCCACAGCGCCGAGATCCCGGACGCGACCGGATCGCTCAAGCACGACTTCGCGATCACCCGCAACCATGTGGTCTTCGTCGAGGGCAACGTCGCCTTCGACCCCGCCGAGCACTCCGGCATCCCCTACGGCTGGAGCGACGAGCAGCCCGCCCGGATCGGTGTCATGCCGCGCGGTGCGGACGGGGCCGCCCGGATCCGGTGGTTCTCCATCGAGCCGGGCAACATGCTGCACGTCTCCAACGCCTACGAGGACGAGCGCGGCCGCATCGTCCTGGAGGGCCCGACGGTGGATCGCGAGGGCTTCCGGCTCTCCTGGAACTGGTGGATCGGCGCGCCCGGGCGCGGCTCCGAGCCCAACGCCCGCTCCTACACCCGGCGCTGGGTGGTCGACCTGGCGGCCGCCAGCGTGGACGAGCGGATCGTCGACGACCTGCCCGTGGAGTTCCCCACCCTCAACGAGAACTACCTCGGCACCGAGAACCGCTACCAGTACGCCGTCTCCTTCCCCGACGAGAAGGGCTTCGGCAGCTACGGCATCGTCAAGTACGACCGGGTCACCGGCGCCCGCCGGATCCGCCGGGTCGGCGACGCCCGACTGCCGAGCGAGGCCGTGTTCGTGCCCGCCGCCGGATCCACCGGCGAGGACGAGGGCTACCTGCTCACCGTGGTCTCCGACCTCAAGCAGGACGCCTCGCAGCTGCTGGTCCTCGACGCGGCCGGGCTCGACACCCTCGCCACCGTCCACCTGCCCCGACGGGTGACCGCCGGGATCCACGGCTCCTGGATCCCCGACTCCGATGCCGACCACGTCGCCTGA